From Pyrenophora tritici-repentis strain M4 chromosome 1, whole genome shotgun sequence, the proteins below share one genomic window:
- a CDS encoding transferase hexapeptide domain protein — MLPKPSSVFLDSSVLIAQHAQLTGTQPITIGPNTVLHPHCKLSSALAPVVLGEGCVVFERAKVGVGMSAELDAASRRSSVAPVRIVANARESMRSEGTFLGKNVVVESNAIVEAAEVGEGSVIEVGAVVGRGSIIGKYCTISSSSYLPPNTRLPDYTVVFSGSRQRIDRTLQLRPEILDAKMAVHAKQLDMFKKLIPNNIAKWA, encoded by the exons ATGCTCCCCAAGCCCTCCTCGGTCTTCCTAGATTCATCCGTCCTTATCGCTCAACACGCCCAACTCACCGGCACACAACCCATAACAATTGGCCCAAACACCGTCTTGCACCCGCACTGCAAGCTCAGCAGCGCATTGGCGCCTGTTGTTCTTGGTGAGGGTTGTGTCGTCTTCGAGCGGGCAAAAGTTGGTGTGGGAATGAGTGCTGAGCTCGATGCTGCAAGCCGGCGGAGCAGCGTGGCGCCGGTACGCATTGTTGCAAATGCAAGGGAGTCTATGCGAAGCGAGGGCACTTTTCTGGGGAAAAACGTTGTTGTGGAGTCGAACGCAATCGTTGAGGCTGCCGAGGTTGGCGAGGGTAGTGTGATTGAGGTGGGTGCTGTAGTTGGGAGGGGTAGTATCATTGGAAAG TACTGCACTATCTCCTCGTCGTCGTATCTACCTCCGAATACACGTTTACCAGATTATACCGTCGTCTTCAGCGGGTCGCGGCAGCGGATTGACAGAACACTGCAGTTACGCCCTGAGATACTGGACGCGAAGATGGCAGTTCATGCGAAGCAGTTGGATATGTTTAAGAAATTGATACCGAACAACATTGCGAAGTGGGCGTAA
- a CDS encoding RING-finger domain containing protein, with product MVYSSLAAGRVQGIEVCPMPYDDPDCPICLERYQSNALVLYNAEYAASSISRAAKLTRAVASKPADHSPLKLPCCRNKICRECLNAWLSVSDTCPICRGKLVVPPPLVRMRRFIDWVLGLVNFESPVVVVHPPPPSEAAHAPSNDVYSDSDDSDDSRNYDYELYHDEDYGVLPLFCGWEECWTDLWRD from the exons ATGGTATACTCCAGCCTCGCTGCCGGCCGCGTCCAAGGCATAGAAGTATGCCCCATGCCCTACGACGACCCCGACTGTCCCATCTGCCTAGAGCGCTACCAGTCCAACGCGCTCGTCCTCTACAACGCCGAGTACGCTGCTTCTTCCATCTCACGCGCAGCCAAACTCACTCGCGCTGTCGCCTCCAAACCCGCAGACCACTCACCCCTCAAACTTCCCTGCTGCCGCAACAAAATCTGCCGAGAATGCCTGAACGCCTGGCTCAGCGTATCAGACACATGTCCCATTTGCCGAGGCAAACTCGTCGTGCCGCCGCCGCTCGTGAGAATGCGTCGTTTTATCGATTGGGTCCTCGGGCTGGTCAACTTTGAGTCTCCTGTGGTTGTTGTGCATCCTCCTCCTCCGTCTGAGGCGGCACATGCCCCATCTAACG ATGTCTACTCTGACTCCGATGATTCAGATGATAGCCGTAACTACGACTATGAATTGTACCACGACGAAGATTATGGGGTCTTGCCGCTTTTCTGCGGGTGGGAGGAATGCTGGACGGATCTCTGGAGAGATTAA
- a CDS encoding Fungal-trans domain containing protein: protein MTGWTNYSVGSGSQAGEEDGPISVGGDNPACVSCKQRKLRCSRETPSCSHCLRLSSECQYQPRHKPGLKPGAVEALTRRVAFLEKILLDDKGEIRTQFKDDGATANNHTVSPGHSDAAREVTPRVEEVVRSAEPPPEYRRLAKATENVTGVREENVASNPLKRRLEMPVSENRLFPFENVDIAEHLPPQPLLEKVADFFCVSFHHWIPYIHKKRLQDRVRQGSQEAGHVLVLHALVAVTLRHMDANVLFMDGDQISQQTRVSRMIVETHAMRNVTIESLQALVFLVFDLLNDGQPERAWPLIGSLTRTIDYLQLTVEPSTSHAGSLMEPVRLVKPSNDWTELEERRRLFWVIFLLDRFCSASTGWNTSLTADDVHRRLPADGGYFTREEPVTTPYFGIWNKAAARIGRSLANVPAQYNDEDPRIDQPQGASPMSANGYIDASKLGAFAYCVEATESLSQVTTFFLQQRINWQDKEHAVSWLTRFKELDLRLVQWKMFLPPRWKDSNISPDRAVVDMDPNLTLAHITHNTSMILLHHPIGYPPRAWSGFVALPKECSIQTCELAAVETSNIVGKFLAHTLIPFVNVQFSFCAFVAAKALLFDHQASRQPLRPEFQRLVRDLWEMATRWRGKSEVNTKPCNQAGMYADHLEQLLEACKNDPNFRFDFYDHAGLALDPQTYSSPTYAATPKPRSGSLAHDPTLMRLHGRNNSVHSAQSMLSPRQLPPVDKTRSIAASSPSRYDQNHGRIPTAHSLSPSGVPHVYQSPYVPTNYPNHALSVPQISANPTPTAGSPLPPYNTIVTPGNQQSVQDQSLLNLSDALMDSHFLDMDRVITFEDANFFIPGDAFRWQ from the exons ATGACTGGGTGGACGAATTACTCGGTTGGCAGTGGAAGCCAAGCAGGAGAAGAAGACGGGCCCATTTCCGTCGGCGGTGATAATCCCGCGTGCGTTAGTTGTAAGCAACGTAAGCTACGTTGCTCGCGAGAAACACCCTCTTGTTCGCATTGCTTGCGGCTGT CCTCCGAATGCCAATACCAGCCGAGACACAAGCCCGGCCTCAAGCCCGGCGCGGTTGAGGCGTTAACGCGTCGCGTCG CCTTTCTAGAGAAAATCCTCTTGGACGACAAAGGAGAAATCCGGACTCAGTTTAAGGATGATGGCGCGACTGCCAACAATCATACCGTCAGTCCCGGGCATTCTGATGCCGCGAGGGAAGTCACGCCCCGTGTCGAAGAAGTTGTTCGGAGCGCCGAACCTCCCCCTGAGTATCGCCGCTTAGCCAAAGCCACAGAGAATGTAACCGGGGTACGAGAAGAAAATGTAGCGTCAAATCCATTGAAGCGACGCCTTGAGATGCCAGTCAGCGAGAATCGCCTATTTCCATTTGAGAATGTCGACATTGCAGAACACCTGCCGCCCCAGCCACTTCTCGAAAAAGTTGCAGACTTCTTCTGCGTCTCTTTTCATCATTGGATCCCTTATATACACAAGAAAAGACTTCAAGATCGCGTACGCCAAGGCTCACAAGAAGCTGGACACGTGCTCGTCCTCCATGCGTTGGTTGCTGTTACCCTGCGGCACATGGATGCTAATGTGTTGTTCATGGATGGCGACCAGATAAGTCAGCAGACCAGAGTTTCTCGTATGATTGTAGAGACGCACGCAATGCGCAATGTTACCATCGAAAGCCTACAGGCCCTTGTCTTTCTGGTCTTTGATCTCCTCAATGATGGCCAGCCCGAAAGAGCATGGCCGCTGATCGGATCGCTCACTAGGACGATTGACTATCTGCAGCTTACGGTCGAACCATCAACTTCGCATGCCGGATCGCTTATGGAGCCTGTGCGTCTGGTAAAACCTTCAAACGACTGGACAGAACTGGAAGAGCGTCGGCGACTGTTCTGGGTCATCTTTCTGCTCGATCGGTTTTGTTCAGCGTCCACTGGTTGGAATACGAGCCTGACAGCTGATGACGTACATCGAAGATTACCAGCAGATGGTGGATACTTTACGCGTGAAGAGCCCGTTACAACGCCGTACTTTGGTATATGGAATAAAGCAGCAGCTCGGATAGGGCGCTCTTTGGCAAATGTACCTGCGCAATACAACGACGAGGACCCACGGATTGATCAGCCTCAGGGTGCTAGTCCGATGTCAGCCAATGGTTATATTGATGCATCCAAGCTTGGGGCATTTGCGTATTGCGTTGAAGCAACCGAGAGTCTGAGCCAGGTTACAACGTTTTTTCTCCAGCAAAGGATCAATTGGCAGGACAAAGAGCATGCTGTCAGTTGGTTGACTCGCTTTAAAGAGCTGGATCTAAGGCTTGTGCAATGGAAGATGTTCCTGCCACCCAGATGGAAGGATTCAAATATTTCTCCTGACAGAGCCGTTGTGGATATGGATCCGAATCTCACACTGGCGCATATCACGCATAACACGTCGATGATTCTTCTCCACCATCCTATCGGATACCCGCCCCGTGCATGGAGTGGCTTCGTGGCCCTGCCCAAGGAATGCAGCATTCAAACATGCGAGCTAGCTGCTGTCGAGACCTCCAACATTGTCGGCAAATTCCTCGCCCATACTCTAATACCGTTTGTCAACGTACAGTTCTCGTTTTGCGCATTCGTTGCAGCTAAAGCGTTGCTTTTTGATCACCAAGCCTCACGACAACCTCTACGACCCGAATTCCAACGCCTGGTCCGCGATCTCTGGGAAATGGCAACAAGATGGAGGGGCAAAAGCGAAGTAAACACGAAACCCTGCAATCAAGCTGGCATGTACGCCGACCACCTCGAGCAATTACTAGAAGCCTGTAAAAACGACCCCAACTTCCGGTTCGACTTTTACGACCACGCGGGACTTGCACTAGACCCACAGACATATTCCAGTCCAACCTATGCAGCCACGCCTAAACCCCGCTCTGGAAGCCTTGCCCACGACCCGACGTTGATGAGACTCCACGGACGCAACAACAGTGTCCACAGCGCCCAATCAATGCTGAGCCCAAGACAGCTACCACCCGTGGACAAGACAAGATCCATAGCCGCTTCATCCCCATCAAGATACGATCAAAACCATGGTCGCATACCAACCGCGCATTCTCTATCGCCAAGTGGAGTACCCCACGTATATCAGTCTCCCTACGTACCTACAAACTACCCCAACCACGCCCTGTCTGTTCCTCAAATCAGCGCCAATCCCACACCAACAGCCGGCTCGCCTCTTCCTCCTTACAACACGATTGTCACACCAGGCAATCAGCAGAGCGTGCAAGATCAATCTCTACTCAATCTTTCAGATGCCCTGATGGATTCGCATTTCCTCGACATGGACCGCGTCATTACATTTGAAGATGCGAATTTCTTTATCCCGGGGGATGCGTTTCGGTGGCAGTAA